One Spirochaeta lutea genomic window, CCCAGCCCCAATACCGATAACCGGTATCCCTAAGGTCCCGGCCAGCTCCCGCCCCAGATCCGAGGGAATACCCTCAGCCACCAGGGCAAAACACCCCAGCTCCTCCAGCTGCCGGGCCCGATCCACCATCCGACGACGGGCCTCGGCATCCCTGCCCTGGACCCGGTACCCCCCCAAGGTATGTACAGCCTGGGGAGTCAGCCCCAAATGCCCCATAACGGGAATACCGCTGGCAATCAAATGGGGAATAAGCTCCACGTGACCCTCAAGCCCCTCGATCTTCACCCCGTCCGCCCCGGCCCGCATCAGGTCCCCGGCATTCCGCGTCGCCAGGTCTAACCCGCAGCGGGTGGATAGAAAGGGCATATCGGCGATAATCGTCAGTCCCGGTCCGCCCCGGCGCACCGCCCGTACATGGGCAGTCATCAGCTCCATATCCGCCGTCAGGGTGGAATCTCCGCCGTACATCACCATAGCCAGACTATCCCCCACCAGGACAGCATCCAATCCGCTATCCTGCAGCAGGGCCGCCGACCAGGCGTCATAACATGTTAAAACACTAAGGATTTCCCCCCGGGCCTTCGCCTGGGGAAACTGGGTGAGTTTTCTCATAGGGTCTCCTCTTCCCAGAAAGGGGTGGAGGTTCGCCATTGTCTAGGGTGATTCCCATGCCTCTGTCTCGCCGAAGTCCGGCAGAGTACAAGAAATGCCCGGCGGTCCATCCATTACCGGTACCCGTCGCTCAGGATCGAGTCCTTTCTGGAGACACTAGGGTTGTCGATACTCACGGCAGACCGCTCCGGACCCCGCCGAACCCTACCGCCCTTCCGGTGCAATGGGTTGCAGTCTCCACCGATCCGCCATGGTTGAATCGAGCCTACCCGGGGAAATCCGGTCTGTCAATACAACCGAAGCCCACCCGGACCACCCCGCCGTCCTCATTGGATAGGGTCATCTCCCCGGAATGCTGGAGACTCAGGGATTGAATAACCCGCAATCCGAAGTCATAACCCTGCCCCTGAATCAGATCCTGGGAAAACCCGGCCCCGTTATCCCGCACCTCGAGGTTCACCCCCGGGTCCGAGGACCGCAAGGCAATCTGGACCCGGAGCTCCTCCCCGGACATTCCCGCGTACTTCACCGCATTGGTTACCAGCTCGTTCACCGCAATCCCAATACCGATGGACACCTTGGTAGGCACCCGGATATCCTCCATATCTACCGTTACCGAATTCATGGAAATCACCCCCAAATCCACCAAATCAACCACCATCTGCTCTACCAGGGGCTTGACCGACACCTCAAGGAAATTACGCTCGGTATACAGCCGGCTGTAGATCTGGGAGATAACCCCGACCCGACGGCCTGCCTCGACGATCTGCTCCCGAGCCCGGGGCTGATCGACCTGTTCAGACTGGAGGTACAAAAGGGAATAAATGAAACTCAAATCGTTTTTCATCCGGTGGTGAATCTCCGCAATCCGGAGTTCCCGCTGGTGCATATCCTCGGATAGATTGTGGCGCATCAGGTTAATGGCTCGGAGCAGATCCCCCAGCTCGTCATCGTAAGCCCGTCTCCGGCGGATATCCAGGGGGGCTTCCAGATGCTCCCGGTCATCCTGCTTCAGCAAGACCGCCAGGCGTGTAAGATACTTCCCCACCTGGTGGTGGAACAGCAGGGCAATCCACAACCCGGTGGTCAGCAGAATCAGCATATGTCCGCCCAGAGACACCGCAACCCGTCCCAAAACCGCCCCTTCCACCAATCCCGGGTCCTGATAGATCCGGAGCATTCCCACCGGAAAGCCCTGCTCCCGATGAAAATAGGTCAGCTCCTCGGACAACACTGAAAATTCGGGCTGAACCGGTGCTCCCGCGGAAAAAACCTCGCCCTGATCGTTTTCCACCTCCACCCGGCTAATGGACGGAAACCGTTCGATTGCCTGGGCCTGCTGCTGGACCAGTATCCAGTCGGTCAACCAGAGACTTGATACCAGGGAGGGCAGATGGCTCTGCTGCACCTGGAAGATTTCCTGATCCACCCGCCGACGTTCCTGGTCGTAGAGCAGAACCCCCTCCAACACGGATACAAAAATACCTACCCCCACAATGATCAGGGATGTCATGAGAATAAACCGTAACCCTAGGGATCTATTCCAGCCAAATGCCATACAAACCTCCTAGTTTCTGGGGGGAATACCGGCCTGGGAATATCCCCGGGACACCATCTCTTGGTAGGTGCCATCGGCCTTCATAGCCCGGAGGGCATCGGCCAGGGGCTGAACCAATTCCCGGTAATCCCGGTGCAGGTACAGGTACATGGGCCTGGTGGCCAAGGGCGGCTCCAGATGCCGTATCCCCTGGTAGCCCAGGTCGGCCAGGACGGTGTACCCCGTGGCGTAATCGTAGAGGGCCACATCAATCCTCCCCTTATCCAGCATGGTAAACAACTCAACCTGGGTCGGTACCAGGATGACCCAGGGAAAATCCGCCGTCTGCTCCTCCAAGATCTTCCATCCTCGGACAATGCCGATGCTCAGCTCCCGCAAGTCTTCCCAGCTCCGAATCTGCAGAGCCTGCCGGCTGAAGGCAACAAAATCCATAACCATATTTGCCTCGGGCACCCGGACCAGGTTGGGAAAATCCTTCTCCATCCCCGCCACCCGGTTCAGCTCACCCTGAAAAATCCCCGCATTTACATCGTACAGGGCCTGTTCCGTGGGGTTATAGACGACCTTCGCCCTACCCCCAACCCGCCGGAATGCCTCCAGAATTATCTCATCGAGCATCCCCGTTCCCTGGCAGTTGGATAAAAAGTTCTGATAACTGGTACTGATAATAACCGGCTCCTCCGCCTCCAGCCTGCTCTGCCGGGGTGATTCAGCCAAGCCGGCCAGGGGCAGGCAAACCCACACCAGGGCCGCCAGAGCAGCCAAGCCTGACCCGCGCCGGGAATACCATCCTCCGGGAGCCCTTCTCTGCCGCCGGGTGCTGTACGCCATGGTTCACCTCCTGCCACCATTTAAGTATAGGATAGTGCGCAAAAGCTTGTAACGTTTCCCTTTAGCGGCGCTGTCCCTGGGGCAGGCCACCAGGCGTCACCGCTATATCTGGTGTAGGTTACAATCTTTTGCGCACTCAGTAAGTATAGGGTACCCGGAGGATATTGGTTGATCAAAATCCATGGCGAACCGGTTGTCTCTGGTTTCGGTCGCTCCAGCCTCGATTGTCCCGGGCTGGGCCGATCTCCGGTTATCCCAGCCTTGGCGGTTTTAGCGGTCATTTTTCAACACGGCTGTCCATACCCCCACGGGTATGGTAAGCTAGGGGTGATGCAGCAACTACACGATTACCAGGCTCCGCGGTCCGCCTTCCTGCCGGTGTGCAAGGAGGATCTATCCCCGGGTTCCGAACTTGATATTATTTTTGTTACCGGGGATGCCTATGTGGACCATCCCAGCTTCGGAACCGCCCTCTTGGCACGGATTCTGGAGAACCAGGGGTACCGGGTGGGAATAATCGCCCAGCCGGATTGGCGCAGCACCCGGGATTTCACTCGCCTCGGTCGGCCCCGCCTCGCATTCTTCGTAACCGCTGGCAATATGGATTCCATGGTTGCCAATTACACTGTGGCAGGAAAACCCCGGAAGGACGATGCCTACTCCCCGGGCGGTTTGGGGGGCCGGCGCCCGGACCGGGCGACCCTGGTGTACTGTACCCGCATTCGAGAGGCATTTAAGCAGACAGACATTGTCATAGGAGGCATTGAGGCCAGTCTACGGCGCTTTGCCCACTACGATTATTGGTCGAATTCCCTACGCCGATCCATGCTCATCGACTCTAAAGCCGACCTGCTGGTCTACGGTATGGCCGAACGCAGCGTCGTGGAGATTGCCCGCCAGCTTTCCGCAGGCCGGCGGGCCGGAGAACTGCAGCATATTCCCGGAACCCTCTGGCGCTGCAGGGCTGAGGATGCCCAGAGTATCCAGGTCATAGCAGACACCTGGCCATCCCTCATCCAGGACGACGCCGCCGGGCTGCCCGAAGCACGGCTGTTACCCCGGAAGATCCAGAATCTGCCCGGCTGGGAAGACCTCAAGGATCCCCGGCTCGGCAAAAACCACTACAGCCAAAGCTTTCTTGCCCAGCACCGGAACACCGATGCCCTCAACGCCGATATCCTAACCGAGGCCTACGGCCCCTGGCTGGTGGTGCAAAATCCCCCGGCACTTCCCCTCTCCGCCTCGGAATTCGATGCACTCTACACCCTGCCCTTCACCCGCACCTTCCATCCCGATTACCTGGAGGCCGGGGGGGTCCCCGCCATAGAGGAGGTCCGCTTCTCCCTGGTTTCCAGCCGGGGTTGCTTCGGGGGCTGTAGCTTCTGTGCCCTGACCTTCCACCAGGGTCGGCGCATCCAGGCACGAAGCGGCGATTCCCTGGTCCGAGAAGCGGAGCTACTAACCCGGCTTCCGGGATTCAAGGGCTACATCCACGATGTGGGGGGCCCCACGGCGAACTTCCGGCGGCCTGCCTGCGAGAAACAACGCAGGGTTGGGGTCTGCAAGGACCGTCAATGCCTGCATCCCCGGTTATGCAATCAGCTGGTGGTGGATCATCAGGATTACCTGGGAGTTCTACGCCGGCTGCGCAGCCTGGAGGGTATAAAAAAGGTCTTCATCCGATCGGGAATTCGCTTTGACTATCTATTAGGTGATTCCAATGGAGAGTTCCTGACTGAATTATGCGCCCACCATGTGTCGGGAAAACTC contains:
- the panB gene encoding 3-methyl-2-oxobutanoate hydroxymethyltransferase is translated as MRKLTQFPQAKARGEILSVLTCYDAWSAALLQDSGLDAVLVGDSLAMVMYGGDSTLTADMELMTAHVRAVRRGGPGLTIIADMPFLSTRCGLDLATRNAGDLMRAGADGVKIEGLEGHVELIPHLIASGIPVMGHLGLTPQAVHTLGGYRVQGRDAEARRRMVDRARQLEELGCFALVAEGIPSDLGRELAGTLGIPVIGIGAGPDVDGQVLVLQDMLGLTPGAEEGRLPRFVRQYLPGGRLVRQAVDEFVRDVRSGDFPSARESYGGNPESKAGAHDRAPKQAKDQPQNRPQDRRQDPAWAEEQGAVYG
- a CDS encoding substrate-binding periplasmic protein, coding for MAYSTRRQRRAPGGWYSRRGSGLAALAALVWVCLPLAGLAESPRQSRLEAEEPVIISTSYQNFLSNCQGTGMLDEIILEAFRRVGGRAKVVYNPTEQALYDVNAGIFQGELNRVAGMEKDFPNLVRVPEANMVMDFVAFSRQALQIRSWEDLRELSIGIVRGWKILEEQTADFPWVILVPTQVELFTMLDKGRIDVALYDYATGYTVLADLGYQGIRHLEPPLATRPMYLYLHRDYRELVQPLADALRAMKADGTYQEMVSRGYSQAGIPPRN
- a CDS encoding YgiQ family radical SAM protein, with the protein product MQQLHDYQAPRSAFLPVCKEDLSPGSELDIIFVTGDAYVDHPSFGTALLARILENQGYRVGIIAQPDWRSTRDFTRLGRPRLAFFVTAGNMDSMVANYTVAGKPRKDDAYSPGGLGGRRPDRATLVYCTRIREAFKQTDIVIGGIEASLRRFAHYDYWSNSLRRSMLIDSKADLLVYGMAERSVVEIARQLSAGRRAGELQHIPGTLWRCRAEDAQSIQVIADTWPSLIQDDAAGLPEARLLPRKIQNLPGWEDLKDPRLGKNHYSQSFLAQHRNTDALNADILTEAYGPWLVVQNPPALPLSASEFDALYTLPFTRTFHPDYLEAGGVPAIEEVRFSLVSSRGCFGGCSFCALTFHQGRRIQARSGDSLVREAELLTRLPGFKGYIHDVGGPTANFRRPACEKQRRVGVCKDRQCLHPRLCNQLVVDHQDYLGVLRRLRSLEGIKKVFIRSGIRFDYLLGDSNGEFLTELCAHHVSGKLKVAPEHISPRALAAMGKPRPEVFQQFAHAFKNTNQRLGKNQFMVPYFISSHPGTTLADALELALYFRDQGGTPEQVQDFYPTPGTLATCMYYTGIDPRTGREIYVSRSYQEKAMQRALLQFRDPKNHGKVRQALETLGRTDLIGQGKQCLVPGAFKSPPGKPGADQKRHQNPKSRHRSSENRRNTPGGRGRSNHRTSK
- a CDS encoding sensor histidine kinase, whose amino-acid sequence is MAFGWNRSLGLRFILMTSLIIVGVGIFVSVLEGVLLYDQERRRVDQEIFQVQQSHLPSLVSSLWLTDWILVQQQAQAIERFPSISRVEVENDQGEVFSAGAPVQPEFSVLSEELTYFHREQGFPVGMLRIYQDPGLVEGAVLGRVAVSLGGHMLILLTTGLWIALLFHHQVGKYLTRLAVLLKQDDREHLEAPLDIRRRRAYDDELGDLLRAINLMRHNLSEDMHQRELRIAEIHHRMKNDLSFIYSLLYLQSEQVDQPRAREQIVEAGRRVGVISQIYSRLYTERNFLEVSVKPLVEQMVVDLVDLGVISMNSVTVDMEDIRVPTKVSIGIGIAVNELVTNAVKYAGMSGEELRVQIALRSSDPGVNLEVRDNGAGFSQDLIQGQGYDFGLRVIQSLSLQHSGEMTLSNEDGGVVRVGFGCIDRPDFPG